The Anderseniella sp. Alg231-50 genome has a segment encoding these proteins:
- a CDS encoding BCCT family transporter has protein sequence MTIKPPFTDLEIKKSPAGFYEGYSIPIALISKLTMVLLVIWALVWPANANGVLGSVNSALLQGFNSFYVVIVGLFAIFLAVLAILPQTGRRLMGPAGEAPEFSNFSWFSMMFGAGLGVGLMVFATAEPLGLWGSNPETVSGAVKGNSPEALTSAYRYTFLHYGFHAWSIYVVTGLSLAYYAYTRDMPLTIRSALTPLFGKLLNGPVGHIVDVLGVVATILGVSVTIGFGVSQFIDGMYAITGMDWMMDLTGDAPKPGTVGLIVGLVCIMGMSIISAVSGVGRGVKYLSNLNLVLSLILLTTFVIFGSFLFAMTTYATALADYIWNFLSLSFGAYGPQSADAYAAALPAEAKAAASELYGGATNAWGSLDGFQKGLTGSAAALAPEVQAAAYSAGEQGRQFGWQSGWTTFYWAWWIAFSPFVGLFLARISKGRTVREFILGCVIAPSLVCFAWMTILGGTAIDLELTGDANGAIIAASNTAKLFVTLGQMISGGFLSAITIMCVVLIMTFLVTSADSGILVMNTIMSGGEQETGIKHRIVWGVILTLVIGTLLVAGKTNGGADPMEALKSAMIIGALPFTMVMGLMCVSLTKALYRDGQRDKHAAASEAAPAE, from the coding sequence ATGACTATAAAACCACCTTTTACAGATCTGGAGATCAAGAAATCTCCGGCAGGCTTCTATGAAGGCTACAGCATACCCATCGCCCTGATCAGCAAGCTCACAATGGTGCTGCTGGTGATATGGGCGCTGGTCTGGCCTGCCAACGCAAATGGCGTATTGGGCAGCGTCAACTCGGCCCTGCTGCAGGGCTTCAACAGCTTCTACGTCGTTATTGTCGGGCTGTTTGCCATTTTCCTGGCGGTGCTGGCAATTTTACCACAGACCGGACGGCGCCTCATGGGCCCCGCCGGTGAAGCCCCGGAGTTTTCAAATTTCTCCTGGTTTTCAATGATGTTCGGCGCCGGCCTCGGTGTTGGCCTGATGGTGTTTGCCACCGCTGAACCGCTCGGGCTTTGGGGATCGAACCCTGAAACAGTTTCGGGAGCCGTAAAGGGCAACAGCCCGGAAGCGCTGACCAGCGCCTACAGGTACACATTCCTGCACTACGGTTTTCATGCCTGGTCCATCTATGTGGTGACCGGCCTGTCGCTTGCCTATTATGCCTATACGCGCGACATGCCGCTGACAATCCGCTCGGCGCTGACGCCGCTGTTCGGTAAGCTCCTGAACGGCCCGGTCGGTCATATCGTCGACGTTCTCGGTGTCGTGGCTACGATCCTGGGCGTATCGGTCACCATCGGCTTCGGCGTCAGCCAGTTCATTGACGGCATGTACGCCATTACCGGCATGGACTGGATGATGGATCTGACCGGTGACGCACCCAAGCCCGGAACCGTCGGTCTTATCGTCGGCCTCGTGTGCATCATGGGCATGTCGATCATCTCGGCAGTTTCCGGTGTGGGTCGCGGGGTGAAATACCTGTCGAACCTCAACCTCGTGTTGTCTCTCATCCTGCTGACGACATTCGTCATCTTCGGCTCGTTCCTGTTTGCCATGACGACATATGCCACGGCACTGGCCGATTACATCTGGAACTTCCTGTCACTGTCGTTCGGCGCATACGGTCCGCAGTCGGCTGACGCTTATGCAGCAGCGCTGCCTGCGGAAGCCAAGGCGGCTGCCAGTGAGCTTTATGGCGGTGCCACCAATGCCTGGGGATCACTGGACGGTTTCCAGAAGGGTCTCACAGGATCAGCAGCCGCGCTCGCACCTGAAGTTCAGGCTGCCGCTTACAGCGCTGGCGAACAGGGCCGCCAGTTCGGCTGGCAGTCCGGCTGGACCACCTTCTACTGGGCATGGTGGATTGCATTCTCGCCGTTCGTCGGCCTGTTCCTTGCCCGCATCTCGAAGGGCCGCACGGTTCGTGAGTTCATCCTCGGCTGTGTCATTGCACCGTCGCTGGTGTGCTTTGCCTGGATGACCATTCTGGGCGGCACGGCAATCGACCTGGAACTGACCGGTGATGCCAATGGCGCGATCATAGCCGCGTCCAACACAGCCAAGCTGTTCGTCACCCTCGGCCAGATGATATCCGGCGGCTTCCTGTCGGCCATCACCATCATGTGTGTCGTGCTGATCATGACATTCCTGGTGACCTCGGCTGACTCCGGCATCCTGGTGATGAACACCATCATGTCCGGCGGCGAGCAGGAAACCGGCATCAAGCACCGCATCGTGTGGGGTGTCATCCTGACGCTGGTGATCGGCACACTGCTGGTTGCAGGCAAGACCAATGGCGGAGCCGACCCGATGGAGGCCCTGAAAAGCGCCATGATCATCGGCGCGCTGCCGTTCACCATGGTCATGGGCCTGATGTGCGTATCACTGACCAAAGCGCTTTATCGTGACGGTCAGCGGGACAAGCACGCAGCAGCCAGCGAGGCAGCCCCGGCTGAGTAA